GATGAATCAGAATCAAAAACTGATTTCACTTGTCACACCGATTGTAGATTATGATTATGGTGTGATTGGAACAATAGAAGCTGCTATGACGATGCAGGATATGTTTCCGGGACTTTATGAAAACATTGAAAATGAGTGGAGCTGCTTTGTGACCGATGAGGGCGAACTTTATTTTGGAGACAATGAGCAGGATGATTCCGTAGAATTATTACAGGAAATCTTAAAACAGAATCAAAAGACAGAGGAGACCCAGGTAGTGTACTCTAAAATTAAGGGGAGAAAGCTGGTGATTTCTAGTATGCCAGTGAAAGAGCTTTCCGGAACCTTGATTTCTGTAAAAGATATCACAGAAAATGTACATCGTGTTTATTTTATCCGAAACGTATTTGTCGTTGTAATGCTTTTTGTCATTGCACTTTTGGTGCTCTGGGTCAATCATATTGTAAAACGTCTGCTCCGACAGCTTTACGATATTTTAGCGTCTATCCGTGAAGTACAGAAAGGAAACTTAGACGTTGTGATTGAAAACTGTGGTCCGGATGAAATGGGTGAGTTAGGAACGCAGATTAATAAGATGCTGCGTCGGATTAAGCGTCTGATGGAGGATAATTTAAAACGTGAGATGCTGATGAAAAACTCGGAAATCCGGGCGTTACAGAATCAGATTAATGCGCATTTCATTTATAATGTATTAGAGTCCATCAAGATGATGGCGGAAATCGACGAGGAATATGCAATTTCCGATGCGGTCACGTCCCTTGGAAAACTGCTTCGTTACAGTATGAAATGGGTATCCGGCAATGTGCTGGTTGAACAGGAATTGGAGTATATCAAAAATTATATGGCGCTGATTAACCTAAGGTTTGATTATGAAATTTATCTTTCCTTAAATATCCCGGACAGCATCTTAAAACAGGAGATTCCGAAGATGTCGTTACAGCCGATTGTGGAAAATGCAATTTATCACGGGATTGAGCAGATGGCGGAGGACACCAATATTTACATCAAAGGCTTTGTAGAAGAAAATGACTGTGTCATTGAGATTACTGATGCCGGAAAAGGAATGACAGAAGAAGAGGTTGAGCAGCTTAAAAAGAAGATAACCGGGGAGATGGAATCCGATGGTGGAAGTGGAAACGGGATTGGACTAAAGAACGTACAGGACCGTATCCAGATTGCATTCGGAGAAAAATATGGAATTGAGGTTGCCTCAAAGTTAGGATGTTATACGAAGATAAGGGTAAGAATTCCGTGGCATCCGGTATATGAAGAAACTGTGAAAGTGGGGGGAGCAGTGTGAAGAGCGTATTGATTGTAGAAGATGAAAAAATGATTCGACAGGGAATTAAGACGATGGTTTTGCGCAGCGGTGTGCCGGTCGAAATGGTTTTGGAATGCAATAACGGGGAGACGGCGTTAGAAATTTTAAGGGAACACAAAATAGACGTTATGTTTACGGATATCCGTATGCCAAAACTAGATGGAATCCAGCTGGTACAAAAAATGCAGGAGCTTGAACACATTCCGCTTACCGTTGCCATCAGTGGGTACGATGATTTTTCTTACGCAGTGGAAATGATGCGCCATGGAGTCAGAGAGTATCTGTTAAAGCCGATTGAGCGAACTAAGATAACAGAGATTTTAACAAAATTAAACGAAGAACTTGAGGCGGGAGCACAGAAAGAAAACGCAAACCGTAAAATTGGAATCCAGCAGATTAAGCGTCTTGTTTTAGAGGATACGATTTCGGATGATGAAATGGCAGCGTTAAAGGTGCAGTATGAGAAATCGTTTTATCAGGAACCTTACCGTGCCTGTTACATGAATTCATTCGAACACAGATTAGGGGCAACACGCGAGA
This genomic window from Roseburia sp. 831b contains:
- a CDS encoding sensor histidine kinase produces the protein MKLNQLFHQLKLNVKFTILIIVMLVIPIGVFAGILFYLMEQNVVDENCNYMQYTMERSQDDIATKIDSINMPTQFFLSDDDLKEALLAAASGQELSTEEWLSLKKNDISSLERLVNNNPLLYSVRVYAINDDVQEMMPILYNHTRMERLAWADDTESGWKFNYVDAVFDSYTMNQNQKLISLVTPIVDYDYGVIGTIEAAMTMQDMFPGLYENIENEWSCFVTDEGELYFGDNEQDDSVELLQEILKQNQKTEETQVVYSKIKGRKLVISSMPVKELSGTLISVKDITENVHRVYFIRNVFVVVMLFVIALLVLWVNHIVKRLLRQLYDILASIREVQKGNLDVVIENCGPDEMGELGTQINKMLRRIKRLMEDNLKREMLMKNSEIRALQNQINAHFIYNVLESIKMMAEIDEEYAISDAVTSLGKLLRYSMKWVSGNVLVEQELEYIKNYMALINLRFDYEIYLSLNIPDSILKQEIPKMSLQPIVENAIYHGIEQMAEDTNIYIKGFVEENDCVIEITDAGKGMTEEEVEQLKKKITGEMESDGGSGNGIGLKNVQDRIQIAFGEKYGIEVASKLGCYTKIRVRIPWHPVYEETVKVGGAV